In a genomic window of Ipomoea triloba cultivar NCNSP0323 chromosome 3, ASM357664v1:
- the LOC116013233 gene encoding uncharacterized protein LOC116013233: MAPSGRRAEPRGTPTEELLAQNLQQLTQLTQTLGNALLNNQRGGPDVAKIIAGHRPPFFTGKEDPLVLEDWIRTFDKMFEAVECPEERRVEIATFYFQQEADNWWRTTSVQDYYAKYLELARFAPALAPDEPSKARKFVNGLNFETQKAVCVFECQTLGEAYNRAAKHYRVQQMQKEVREKGKRKFEGSSRGGEKNSKMSQGEVIRDYQRSGIPRPRRDFPTQSTGMTSRGWMKERHFYCKRCGKDHPGVDCIGMPVECFNCGKKGHRSFECQTSRREGSFRPSQSQEKTQQSGIQVKARNGVNMANSNTESTSKAPTSRSGPQQGRIFVMSKAQADVSDVVAGTFLLRDIPAYVLFDFGASHSFISSRFVEKLKLVPSSQVQFKVNLASGKVVTCSNIFENIPISIEGESFPCTLIQFGLDDFDIILGMDWLGKYRAQICCSKQKLVLRSPKGKRVSYKGAASQPDVRLVSMAKMRKYVGKRCEVFLCMVEDLNVDKKGIEQIPVVREFPDLFPDEIPGFPPEREVEFTIDLVPGTTPISKTPYRMAPIELQELKEQLQDLLDKGYIRPSVSPWGAPVLFVKKKDGGLRLCVDYRELNRVTVKNKYPLPRIDDLFDQLKEAGTFSKIDLRSGYHQVRVAEKDISKTAFRTRYGHYEFTVMPFGLTNAPAVFMDLMNRVFRPYLDEFVIVFIDDILVYSRNPKEHEDHLRIVLQTLRENQLYAKLSKCDFWKDSVAFLGHIVTKEGISVDPAKIQAVMNWPTPTTVTEVRSFLGLAGYYRRFVPNFSRIAQPITNLMRKTTVFRWEESCEKAFQKLKEKLTTAPVLTLPSGTEGFEIYSDASKKGLGCVLMQNGRVVAYASRQLKKHEVNYPTHDLELAAVVFALKIWRHYLYGVQCKIFTDHKSLKYIFTQKELNMRQRRWLEFIKDYDLVIQYHEGKANVVADALSRKTSHTLNTIWVLPNDLCKEFQRLNLEVREQGGTKAEIELYHMRIIPNMFEEIKKEQLKDQELNKVKTELVDGKKGPFVLYNDGSLRYNGLPKSNNKEVIMVVMDKLTKYAHFISLAHPYSAESVVNLYMENVYKLHGMAQGIVTDRDKMSPFQALYGYPPPQLAVNNASRAEDENAESWVQERMQVLTTLKENLRKAQQRMKHNAYKNRTERSFAVGDLVYLKLQPYRQVTMAVKRNLKLSSKFYGPYVGKVSSGKQAQMERPKIGPDGQMLTEPVAILGRRILKKNNAPWVEVLVQWANLSPDEATWEEYHHLMSQFPNFKP; encoded by the exons ATGGCTCCGTCTGGAAGGAGAGCCGAACCTCGTGGAACTCCTACCGAGGAACTGCTAGCGCAGAATTTGCAGCAATTGACCCAATTGACTCAAACTTTGGGAAATGCGCTTCTCAATAATCAACGGGGAGGGCCAGATGTGGCTAAGATCATAGCTGGGCATCGTCCGCCATTCTTCACTGGTAAGGAAGATCCACTAGTGTTAGAAGATTGGATAAGGACTTTCGACAAAATGTTTGAGGCTGTAGAATGTCCTGAAGAAAGGAGGGTGGAGATAGCTACATTCTATTTCCAGCAAGAAGCTGACAACTGGTGGA GGACGACATCTGTTCAGGACTACTATGCTAAGTATCTTGAGCTGGCACGATTTGCCCCTGCCTTAGCCCCGGATGAGCCAAGCAAGGCTAGGAAGTTTGTAAATGGATTAAATTTTGAGACTCAAAAAGCCGTTTGTGTGTTTGAGTGTCAGACTCTTGGAGAGGCTTATAACCGGGCTGCCAAACATTATCGAGTCCAGCAGATGCAGAAGGAGGTTCGTGAGAAGGGTAAGAGGAAATTTGAAGGTAGTAGCAGAGGGGGAGAGAAGAACTCTAAGATGAGTCAAGGAGAGGTTATTCGAGATTACCAAAGAAGTGGGATTCCCAGACCTAGGAGGGATTTCCCAACTCAAAGTACGGGGATGACTAGTAGAGGATGGATGAAGGAGAGGCATTTCTACTGTAAAAGATGTGGGAAGGATCATCCCGGTGTCGATTGTATAGGGATGCCGGTAGAGTGCTTCAATTGTGGGAAGAAGGGCCATCGCTCATTTGAATGTCAAACTAGCAGGAGGGAAGGGTCATTCCGTCCTAGCCAGAGTCAAGAAAAGACCCAACAATCTGGAATACAAGTGAAGGCTAGGAATGGAGTGAACATGGCAAATAGTAACACTGAGAGCACAAGCAAGGCACCAACTAGCAGGAGTGGACCCCAGCAAGGGAGGATCTTTGTGATGAGTAAAGCTCAGGCGGATGTGAGCGATGTGGTAGCAGGTACTTTTCTGCTTCGTGATATACCTGCTTATGTATTATTTGACTTTGGAGcatctcattcttttatatccTCAAGGTTTGTAGAGAAATTAAAGTTAGTACCTAGTTCCcaagtacaatttaaagtgaACCTTGCATCGGGGAAGGTGGTGACCTGTAGTAATATCTTTGAGAACATACCTATAAGCATAGAAGGGGAAAGTTTCCCTTGTACCTTAATACAGTTTGGATTAGACGACTTTGATATAATATTAGGGATGGATTGGTTAGGAAAGTATAGGGCTCAGATCTGTTGTAGCAAACAAAAATTGGTACTGAGGAGCCCAAAAGGAAAACGTGTGTCCTATAAGGGAGCTGCAAGTCAGCCCGATGTGAGATTAGTATCGATGGCCAAGATGAGGAAGTATGTGGGAAAAAGGTGTGAAGTGTTCTTATGCATGGTGGAAGATTTGAATGTGGATAAGAAGGGAATTGAGCAAATCCCTGTCGTAAGGGAGTTTCCTGACCTATTCCCTGATGAGATTCCAGGCTTCCCTCCAGAACGGGAAGTAGAGTTCACCATTGATCTGGTACCGGGCACTACTCCTATTTCAAAGACCCCGTACCGAATGGCCCCAATAGAATTACAAGAGTTGAAGGAGCAGCTTCAAGACTTGCTAGATAAGGGATACATTCGCCCGAGTGTATCGCCATGGGGAGCTCCAGTATTGTTCGTGAAAAAGAAGGATGGGGGGTTGCGACTCTGCGTTGACTACCGAGAGTTGAACCGGGTGACTGTTAAGAATAAGTACCCACTCCCTCGGATTGATGATCTGTTCGATCAATTAAAGGAGGCTGGTACTTTCTCAAAGATAGATTTAAGGTCGGGATATCATCAAGTGAGAGTGGCTGAGAAAGATATATCTAAGACAGCCTTTCGGACAAGGTACGGCCACTATGAGTTTACGGTGATGCCATTTGGGTTAACAAACGCACCAGCAGTATTCATGGATCTCATGAATAGGGTGTTTAGACCTTACTTGGATGAGtttgtcattgtattcatcgatgacattttagtctactCCCGGAATCCGAAAGAACATGAGGATCATCTTCGGATCGTGTTgcaaacactaagggaaaatcaattatatgccAAGTTGTCTAAGTGTGATTTCTGGAAGGATAGTGTGGCATTTCTAGGCCATATCGTGACTAAGGAAGGAATCTCGGTAGATCCAGCTAAAATTCAAGCTGTGATGAATTGGCCTACTCCTACGACAGTTACTGAGGTCCGAAGTTTTCTGGGATTAGCAGGGTATTATCGAAGGTTTGTGCCAAATTTTTCTCGAATAGCCCAACCTATCACAAATCTCATGAGGAAGACTACTGTATTCCGTTGGGAAGAAAGTTGTGAGAAGGCTTTCCAGAAGTTAAAGGAAAAGTTAACCACTGCTCCTGTATTGACTTTACCATCAGGAACTGAGggatttgaaatatatagtgaTGCATCAAAGAAAGGTCTTGGGTGTGTACTAATGCAAAATGGGAGAGTGGTGGCATACGCATCAAGACAACTAAAGAAACATGAGGTGAATTATCCCACCCATGACTTGGAATTAGCGGCAGTTGTGTTTGCTTTAAAGATTTGGAGgcattatctttatggagtgCAGTGTAAGATCTTCACGGACCATAAGAGCTTAAAGTATATCTTTACTCAAAAAGAATTAAACATGAGGCAGAGGAGGTGGTTGGAATTCATTAAGGACTATGACTTGGTAATCCAGTATCATGAAGGAAAGGCAAATGTagtagcagatgctttgagtAGGAAGACGAGTCATACTCTTAATACTATTTGGGTACTACCAAATGACTTATGCAAGGAATTTCAAAGACTAAATTTGGAGGTAAGAGAGCAAGGTGGGACCAAAGCTGAAATTGAGTTATACCACATGAGAATTATTCCCAACATgtttgaagaaataaagaaagaacaacTTAAGGATCAAGAGTTGAACAAAGTAAAGACTGAATTGGTTGATGGAAAGAAAGGACCATTTGTACTATACAATGACGGAAGCCTACGCTATAATG GACTTCCGAAGTCCAACAATAAAGAGGTTATAATGGTAGTAATGGACAAACTCACCAAGTATGCTCACTTCATCAGCCTGGCACATCCATATTCTGCTGAGAGTGTGGTTAATCTATACATGGAAAATGTATACAAACTCCATGGGATGGCTCAGGGGATAGTGACAGACAGAGACAAG ATGTCACCCTTTCAAGCTCTGTATGGTTACCCACCACCCCAGTTGGCTGTCAACAATGCATCAAGGGCTGAGGATGAGAATGCAGAAAGTTGGGTCCAAGAAAGGATGCAGGTTCTAACAACTCTCAAGGAAAACTTAAGAAAGGCACAACAAAGGATGAAACATAATGCATATAAGAACAGGACTGAAAGATCATTTGCAGTAGGGGATCTGGTATACCTAAAGCTGCAGCCCTACAGGCAAGTCACTATGGCAGTCAAGAGGAATTTAAAGCTGAGCTCTAAGTTTTATGGGCCTTATGTG GGTAAGGTTAGCAGTGGGAAGCAAGCACAGATGGAACGTCCTAAGATTGGGCCTGATGGTCAGATGTTAACAGAACCAGTGGCCATTCTAGGAAGGAGAATTCTAAAGAAGAATAATGCACCTTGGGTAGAGGTTCTGGTGCAATGGGCCAATTTATCACCAGATGAGGCTACATGGGAAGAATACCACCATCTCATGTCCCAATTTCCTAATTTCAAACCTTGA